In Lotus japonicus ecotype B-129 chromosome 5, LjGifu_v1.2, one genomic interval encodes:
- the LOC130717573 gene encoding uncharacterized protein LOC130717573: MKFLECAPLDRLNDFLCHLNLGERTIKGCLEAYSCKHAGTDKKLSISLDNEILDYLGKSSDSDSSSPHDPLITRTSRKTLVYLVLALYHMYPDYDFSAVKAHQFFTEESWDSFKQVFDSYMFEASKEWDETVEGLSLLDTLLKAIDEVVKLADCEIYGYVPDYEADPLLDSGAMWSFNFLFYNRKLKRVVTFHFSCFSNLITDGFLADEFHNDYDEQIFADMDI, translated from the exons ATGAAGTTCCTCGAGTGTGCTCCTCTAGATCG GCTTAACGATTTCTTGTGTCATTTGAATCTGGGAGAACGAACTATCAAAGGATGCCTTGAAGCTTATAGTT GCAAACATGCTGGAACTGATAAAAAACTCTCTATCAGTTTGGACAATGAG ATTCTTGATTATCTTGGGAAGTCATCTGATTCTGATTCTTCCTCACCGCATGATCCCTTAATAACTAGAACAAG CCGGAAGACATTGGTTTACCTGGTTCTTGCCCTCTATCACATGTATCCGGATTATGACTTCAG TGCAGTTAAAGCTCACCAGTTTTTCACAGAGGAATCATGGGACAGTTTTAAGCAGGTTTTTGACTCCTACATGTTTGAAGCCTCGAAG GAATGGGATGAAACTGTTGAGGGTCTTTCTCTGCTGGACACCTTGCTCAAGGCCATTGATGAG GTGGTGAAGTTGGCGGATTGCGAAATTTATGGTTATGTACCTGATTATGAGGCAGATCCCTTACTAGACAGTGGAGCAAT GTGGTCCTTTAATTTCTTGTTTTATAATAGGAAGCTTAAGCGGGTTGTGACTTTTCACTTCAGCTGTTTTAG TAACTTGATTACTGATGGATTTCTCGCCGATGAGTTTCACAATGACTACGATGAACAAATATTTGCTGACATGGATATATGA
- the LOC130719995 gene encoding uncharacterized protein LOC130719995, whose amino-acid sequence MTKSFFFGESQLIHAAGLENDNPEEQPSLAEPPIISIDVSHLYHTDQRFPLKDDLMKWVRDISMANNFVLVTTKSDSGAKGRKEYVILGCEKHGAYIPYREPDLVEGTSTQKTGCPFRLKGRRTKDDKGWWLQVMEGRHIHLAAESLVGHNYAGRLNSEAKQNVINQAKTWNKTQIHSSAIAKVKATTLAALVLSFLARLAPSRLPCMPVDPPLTHHSFRPRKS is encoded by the exons atgacaaagtcctttttctttggtgaatcacaattgatacatgctgctggattggaaaatgataatccagaggagcaaccatcactagctgaacctccgattatatctatagatgtctctcatttgtatcatactgatcag cgtttccctttgaaagatgatcttatgaaatgggttcgcgacatttctatggcaaataattttgttttggtgacaacaaagtctgatagtggtgcgaagggaagaaaagaatatgtcattctggggtgtgagaagcatggtgcgtatattccctacagagaaccggatcttgttgaaggaacgtcaacacaaaagacaggttgtccttttaggctaAAAGGACGACGTACGAAAGATGATAAAGGTTGGTGGTTGCAGGTGATGGAGGGTAGACACATCCATCTCGCAGCTGAGTCACTAGTTGGCCACAATTACGCTGGTAGACTGAATAGTGAGGCGAAGCAGAacgtgataaatcaggctaagaCTTGGAACAAGACCCAAATCCATTCCTCCGCCATTGCAAAGGTCAAAGCAACAACTCtggcagctctcgtcctctcattcctggccCGGCTGGCGCCATCCAGACTGCCATGTATGCCCGTAGATCCACCCCTAACACACCACTCATTCCGACCTAGGAAATCGTGA
- the LOC130717029 gene encoding sulfhydryl oxidase 2-like isoform X1, which produces MSGMNFHLGVFLCLLSVCCCSANSPFSSRSILRVVNDNDESGGGDHPDYAVDLNATNFDAVLKDTPATFAVVEFFANWCPACRNYKPHYEKVARLFNGPDAVHPGIILMTRVDCASKINTKLCDKFSVGHYPMLFWGPPPKFVGAGWEPKQDKSDIRAIDDARTADRLLSWINKETGSSFGLDDQKFQNEHLSSNISDPEQIARAIYDVEEATSKAFDIILENKMIKPGTRASLIKFLQLLVAHHPSRRCRKGAAEFLVSFDDLYPTDFWSTVKQEDDKNSVGNLQICGKEVPRGYWMFCRGSKNETRGFSCGLWVLLHSLSVRVEDGESQFTFNAICDFVHNFFVCEECRQHFYNMCSSVSSPFTKARDLALWLWSSHNKVNERLKKEEASLGTDDPKFPKTIWPSKQLCSSCYISHDQKNNKIEWNQDEVFKLLTNYYGNTLASLYKNKSIAGKDGTEGAVEDLIVATNAIVVPVGAALAIAVASCAFGALACYWRSQQKSRKYFHHLHSYKNI; this is translated from the exons ATGTCTGGGATGAATTTTCATCTGGGTGTGTTTCTGTGCTTGCTTTCTGTGTGCTGCTGCTCTGCGAATTCGCCTTTTTCCTCGCGGTCGATCCTGAGAGTGGTCAACGACAATGACGAAAGCGGTGGTGGTGATCATCCTGATTATGCCGTTGACCTTAATGCCACGAATTTCGATGCTGTTCTCAAGGATACCCCTGCCACCTTCGCTGTTGTTGAATTCTTCGCCAATTG GTGCCCTGCTTGCAGGAATTATAAG CCTCACTATGAAAAGGTTGCTAGGTTATTTAATGGACCTGATGCAGTGCATCCAGGAATCATATTAATGACAAGGGTAGATTGTGCATCAAAG ATAAATACTAAGCTCTGTGATAAGTTTTCTGTTGGTCATTATCCTATGCTCTTTTGGGGACCCCCTCCTAAATTCGTTGGTGCTGGTTGGGAACCTAAACAAGACAAAAGTGATATACGTGCGATTGATGATGCACGCACAGCTGATCGGTTGCTTAGTTGGATCAACAAGGAAACAGGCAG TTCATTTGGCCTGGATGATCAGAAGTTTCAAAATGAGCATCTTTCATCCAATATATCAGACCCTGAACAG ATTGCAAGAGCTATCTACGATGTTGAAGAGGCAACTTCTAAAGCTTTTGACATCATCTTAGAGAACAAA ATGATAAAACCAGGAACTCGAGCATCACTTATAAAGTTTCTTCAGCTTTTGGTAGCTCATCATCCTTCTAGGAG atgcCGGAAGGGTGCTGCAGAATTTCTTGTGAGCTTCGATGACTTGTACCCAACAGATTTTTGGTCAACTGTTAAGCAGGAAGATGATAAGAATTCAGTTGGGAATTTACAGATTTGTGGAAAAGAGGTGCCACGTGGGTACTGG ATGTTCTGCCGTGGCAGTAAAAATGAAACCAGAGGCTTTAG CTGTGGCTTATGGGTTCTTCTGCATTCACTCTCTGTGAGGGTTGAGGATGGAGAGAGTCAGTTCACATTTAATGCAATATGTGATTTTGTTCACAACTTCTTCGTCTGTGAGGAATGCCGACAACACTTCTACAATATGTGTTCAAG TGTTTCTAGTCCTTTCACCAAAGCCCGTGACTTAGCTCTCTGGTTGTGGAGTTCCCATAACAAGGTAAATGAAAGgttgaaaaaagaagaagcatcTCTTGGTACTGATGATCCCAAATTCCCGAAGACAATTTGGCCTTCAAAACAGCTTTGCTCATCCTGTTACATCAGCCATGACcagaaaaacaacaaaattgAGTGGAACCAGGATGAGGTCTTTAAGCTTTTGACTAATTATTATGGAAATACACTTGCTTCTCTGTACAAAAACAAGAGTATTGCTGGAAAGGATGGAACTGAAGGAGCTGTTGAAGATTTAATAGTTGCAACCAATGCAATTGTGGTGCCTGTGGGAGCTGCTTTGGCTATTGCTGTTGCTAGCTGTGCTTTTGGAGCACTTGCATGCTACTGGCGCTCGCAGCAAAAGAGTCGGAAGTATTTTCACCACCTACACTCTTATAAGAACATATGA
- the LOC130717029 gene encoding sulfhydryl oxidase 2-like isoform X2, with amino-acid sequence MSGMNFHLGVFLCLLSVCCCSANSPFSSRSILRVVNDNDESGGGDHPDYAVDLNATNFDAVLKDTPATFAVVEFFANWCPACRNYKPHYEKVARLFNGPDAVHPGIILMTRVDCASKINTKLCDKFSVGHYPMLFWGPPPKFVGAGWEPKQDKSDIRAIDDARTADRLLSWINKETGSSFGLDDQKFQNEHLSSNISDPEQIARAIYDVEEATSKAFDIILENKMIKPGTRASLIKFLQLLVAHHPSRRCRKGAAEFLVSFDDLYPTDFWSTVKQEDDKNSVGNLQICGKEVPRGYWMFCRGSKNETRGFSCGLWVLLHSLSVRVEDGESQFTFNAICDFVHNFFVCEECRQHFYNMCSSVSSPFTKARDLALWLWSSHNKVNERLKKEEASLGTDDPKFPKTIWPSKQLCSSCYISHDQKNNKIEWNQDEVFKLLTNYYGNTLASLYKNKSIAGKDGTEGAVEDLIVATNAIVVPVGAALAIAVASCAFGALACYWRSQQKSRKPRRTWK; translated from the exons ATGTCTGGGATGAATTTTCATCTGGGTGTGTTTCTGTGCTTGCTTTCTGTGTGCTGCTGCTCTGCGAATTCGCCTTTTTCCTCGCGGTCGATCCTGAGAGTGGTCAACGACAATGACGAAAGCGGTGGTGGTGATCATCCTGATTATGCCGTTGACCTTAATGCCACGAATTTCGATGCTGTTCTCAAGGATACCCCTGCCACCTTCGCTGTTGTTGAATTCTTCGCCAATTG GTGCCCTGCTTGCAGGAATTATAAG CCTCACTATGAAAAGGTTGCTAGGTTATTTAATGGACCTGATGCAGTGCATCCAGGAATCATATTAATGACAAGGGTAGATTGTGCATCAAAG ATAAATACTAAGCTCTGTGATAAGTTTTCTGTTGGTCATTATCCTATGCTCTTTTGGGGACCCCCTCCTAAATTCGTTGGTGCTGGTTGGGAACCTAAACAAGACAAAAGTGATATACGTGCGATTGATGATGCACGCACAGCTGATCGGTTGCTTAGTTGGATCAACAAGGAAACAGGCAG TTCATTTGGCCTGGATGATCAGAAGTTTCAAAATGAGCATCTTTCATCCAATATATCAGACCCTGAACAG ATTGCAAGAGCTATCTACGATGTTGAAGAGGCAACTTCTAAAGCTTTTGACATCATCTTAGAGAACAAA ATGATAAAACCAGGAACTCGAGCATCACTTATAAAGTTTCTTCAGCTTTTGGTAGCTCATCATCCTTCTAGGAG atgcCGGAAGGGTGCTGCAGAATTTCTTGTGAGCTTCGATGACTTGTACCCAACAGATTTTTGGTCAACTGTTAAGCAGGAAGATGATAAGAATTCAGTTGGGAATTTACAGATTTGTGGAAAAGAGGTGCCACGTGGGTACTGG ATGTTCTGCCGTGGCAGTAAAAATGAAACCAGAGGCTTTAG CTGTGGCTTATGGGTTCTTCTGCATTCACTCTCTGTGAGGGTTGAGGATGGAGAGAGTCAGTTCACATTTAATGCAATATGTGATTTTGTTCACAACTTCTTCGTCTGTGAGGAATGCCGACAACACTTCTACAATATGTGTTCAAG TGTTTCTAGTCCTTTCACCAAAGCCCGTGACTTAGCTCTCTGGTTGTGGAGTTCCCATAACAAGGTAAATGAAAGgttgaaaaaagaagaagcatcTCTTGGTACTGATGATCCCAAATTCCCGAAGACAATTTGGCCTTCAAAACAGCTTTGCTCATCCTGTTACATCAGCCATGACcagaaaaacaacaaaattgAGTGGAACCAGGATGAGGTCTTTAAGCTTTTGACTAATTATTATGGAAATACACTTGCTTCTCTGTACAAAAACAAGAGTATTGCTGGAAAGGATGGAACTGAAGGAGCTGTTGAAGATTTAATAGTTGCAACCAATGCAATTGTGGTGCCTGTGGGAGCTGCTTTGGCTATTGCTGTTGCTAGCTGTGCTTTTGGAGCACTTGCATGCTACTGGCGCTCGCAGCAAAAGAGTCGGAA GCCAAGGAGAACATGGAAGTAG
- the LOC130717028 gene encoding cytochrome P450 CYP73A100-like, with translation MTLPIMKPLLFSLTTVSLVSITKLLYANHFHIPFPPPSLSIAGVTIISAIILYLFSKNHSSHLPPGPLSIPVFGNWLQVGNDLTHRLLASMTKTYGPVFLLKLGFRNLVVVSDPQLASEVLHSKGVEFGSRPRNVVFDIFTGKGQDMVFTVYGDHWRKMRRIMTLPFFTNKVVQNYSSMWEQEMDLVVRDLNADQTVRSEGIVIRRRLQLTLYNIMYKMMFDTKFESLEDPLFIQATKFNAERSRLAQSFEYNYGDFIPLLRPFLRGYLNKCKDLQARRLEFFNKNYVEDRRKIMAANGDKHKISCAMDHIIEAEMKGEISEENVIYIVENINVAAIETTLWSMEWVIAEVVNHPIVQSKIREEISSVLKEEPVTESNLHKLPYLQATVKEALRLHTPIPLLVPHMNLEEAKLGGYTIPKESKVVVNAWWLANNPAWWKNPEEFRPERFFEEENGTDAVAGGNKVDFRYVPFGVGRRSCPGIILALPILGLVTAKLVSSFEMNAPNGTKVDMTEKGGQFSLHLANHSTVLFHPIK, from the exons ATGACTCTCCCAATCATGAAACCACTCCTTTTCTCTCTTACAACAGTATCACTTGTTTCAATCACAAAACTCCTATATGCTAATCACTTTCATATACCTTTCCCTCCTCCATCTCTTTCCATTGCTGGTGTCACCATCATCTCTGCTATCATCCTATACTTGTTTTCCAAAAACCACTCTTCTCATCTCCCTCCAGGCCCTCTCTCTATCCCTGTATTTGGCAACTGGCTACAAGTTGGCAATGACCTCACTCACCGTCTCCTAGCATCCATGACAAAAACCTACGGCCCCGTGTTCCTCCTCAAACTTGGTTTCAGAAACTTGGTTGTGGTCTCTGATCCTCAACTCGCCTCCGAAGTCCTCCACTCCAAAGGCGTGGAATTCGGTTCTCGCCCGCGAAATGTAGTGTTTGACATCTTCACAGGGAAAGGCCAAGACATGGTTTTCACCGTGTACGGTGATCACTGGCGAAAAATGCGCAGGATCATGACACTGCCATTCTTCACCAACAAGGTTGTCCAGAATTACAGCAGCATGTGGGAGCAAGAGATGGACCTTGTGGTCCGCGACCTCAATGCCGACCAGACAGTGAGAAGTGAAGGGATAGTTATCAGAAGGCGGCTGCAGTTAACGCTCTACAACATCATGTACAAGATGATGTTTGATACCAAGTTTGAGTCCTTAGAAGACCCTTTGTTCATTCAAGCCACAAAGTTCAACGCTGAGAGAAGCCGTTTAGCACAGAGTTTTGAGTACAATTATGGAGATTTCATCCCATTGCTAAGACCCTTCTTGAGAGGATACCTGAATAAATGCAAGGACTTGCAAGCCAGGAGGTTGGAATTTTTCAACAAGAACTATGTTGAGGATAGAAG AAAAATAATGGCTGCCAATGGGGACAAGCACAAGATAAGCTGCGCTATGGATCATATCATAGAAGCTGAGATGAAGGGAGAAATCAGTGAAGAGAATGTGATTTACATAGTTGAGAACATTAATGTTGCAGCAATAGAGACAACATTGTGGTCCATGGAGTGGGTAATAGCAGAGGTTGTTAATCATCCAATTGTTCAAAGCAAGATACGTGAAGAGATATCAAGTGTGCTTAAAGAGGAGCCAGTGACAGAGTCCAATCTACACAAACTACCATATCTACAAGCCACTGTGAAAGAGGCATTGAGACTTCACACCCCAATTCCTCTGTTGGTGCCACACATGAACCTGGAAGAGGCAAAGCTAGGAGGGTATACAATTCCTAAGGAATCTAAGGTGGTGGTGAATGCTTGGTGGCTTGCAAACAACCCAGCATGGTGGAAGAATCCAGAGGAGTTCAGGCCAGAGAGGTTctttgaagaggaaaatgggACAGATGCTGTTGCAGGAGGGAATAAGGTTGATTTTAGATATGTACCCTTTGGTGTTGGGAGGAGGAGTTGCCCTGGGATTATACTTGCATTACCAATATTAGGACTTGTCACTGCAAAGTTGGTGTCAAGTTTTGAGATGAATGCTCCAAATGGGACAAAGGTAGACATGACTGAAAAAGGAGGACAATTTAGCTTGCACCTTGCCAACCACTCAACAGTGTTGTTCCATCCAATTAAATAG